A region of Planktomarina temperata RCA23 DNA encodes the following proteins:
- a CDS encoding MBL fold metallo-hydrolase, whose protein sequence is MPFDTTFITLGTAGGPVPKLHRAAPSHAITYGDRVILIDCGEGAMQQLMRAGIDFRRIDKVILSHHHFDHIGSLFTCLGINMMLQRKQPITIYGPPGTRQIVEGLAMACDIPQAIGFGVVGQSLPHPRNFVQVEEIAPGDTFEIDNIRVSCCENTHYRAETELGMKGPISLSLRFDAPDRSIVYTGDTGPCRMVENLAKGAQLLVGEMMLAEQIIAQLQEKNPHMTSERITMMGQHLHSHHLSPEQLGDLAARAGVAHVVAVHIPLDSITPETAPDFTARISQVFSGQVSIANDLDQF, encoded by the coding sequence ATGCCATTTGATACAACTTTTATCACGCTCGGAACCGCTGGTGGCCCTGTCCCAAAGCTTCATCGCGCTGCACCTTCTCATGCAATTACGTATGGCGATCGCGTGATCTTGATTGATTGCGGCGAAGGCGCGATGCAACAGTTGATGCGTGCTGGGATCGACTTTCGTCGCATTGATAAGGTCATCCTTTCGCATCATCATTTTGATCATATTGGCAGTCTGTTTACCTGCCTCGGGATCAATATGATGCTGCAACGCAAACAGCCGATCACGATCTATGGTCCACCGGGCACGCGTCAAATCGTTGAGGGTCTCGCGATGGCCTGTGATATTCCGCAAGCCATTGGCTTTGGCGTCGTTGGTCAGTCACTTCCACATCCGCGAAATTTTGTTCAGGTTGAGGAAATCGCTCCAGGCGACACGTTTGAAATCGATAATATTCGCGTTTCATGCTGCGAAAACACGCATTATCGTGCCGAAACAGAACTGGGAATGAAGGGGCCTATCTCACTTTCTTTACGTTTTGACGCGCCTGATCGCTCTATAGTTTACACAGGCGACACGGGGCCGTGTCGCATGGTTGAGAATCTCGCCAAAGGCGCGCAACTGCTTGTGGGTGAAATGATGCTTGCAGAGCAAATCATAGCGCAGCTTCAGGAGAAGAATCCTCACATGACGTCAGAGCGCATCACGATGATGGGTCAGCACCTTCATAGTCACCACCTGAGCCCAGAGCAATTGGGCGACCTCGCGGCCCGCGCGGGAGTTGCGCACGTGGTCGCCGTTCATATTCCGCTTGATAGTATCACGCCAGAAACTGCGCCTGACTTTACAGCGCGAATTTCTCAAGTTTTTTCGGGTCAGGTTTCAATAGCCAACGATCTCGATCAGTTTTGA
- a CDS encoding siderophore-interacting protein: protein MAQAARKRTERPMPRVLVVKDVWRLTPNMIRVVFAGPELDGFPSGRDGGNCKLMIPENGETKEHFVERLSSGPPPVRRTYTVRKFDAFTHELSIDFVAHGDEGPASRWASSVRAGGFLGFAGPSEPKFIDFDADWYLVAADPSAIPVAAVALEAMPRDSKGVAIFEITSALDRQEIDAPAGIKIHWLVHSDPHKASTRQEDLIKAIEWPQGRVKTCIAGESAVIRSLRDFLINEKQVPREDTYISGYWKIGLIEDQHQKAKRGGAD from the coding sequence GTGGCTCAAGCCGCGCGCAAACGCACAGAACGCCCTATGCCACGCGTTTTAGTGGTCAAAGATGTGTGGCGTCTAACGCCCAATATGATCCGTGTTGTGTTTGCTGGCCCTGAGCTTGATGGTTTCCCGAGCGGGCGCGACGGCGGAAATTGCAAGCTGATGATCCCCGAAAATGGCGAAACTAAAGAGCATTTTGTCGAGCGTCTGAGCAGTGGTCCACCGCCCGTTAGACGCACTTACACGGTACGCAAGTTTGATGCCTTTACGCATGAATTAAGCATCGATTTTGTTGCACATGGCGATGAAGGCCCTGCATCACGTTGGGCAAGTTCTGTCAGGGCTGGAGGTTTTCTGGGTTTCGCTGGTCCAAGTGAACCAAAGTTTATAGATTTTGATGCGGATTGGTATCTTGTTGCAGCTGATCCTTCGGCCATTCCGGTCGCAGCAGTTGCATTGGAGGCCATGCCACGTGATTCAAAAGGTGTCGCGATATTTGAGATCACTTCGGCATTAGATCGACAAGAAATCGACGCACCGGCAGGCATAAAGATACATTGGTTGGTGCATTCTGATCCCCACAAAGCATCTACGCGCCAGGAAGACTTGATCAAAGCTATTGAATGGCCACAGGGCCGCGTAAAAACATGTATTGCAGGCGAGTCGGCCGTCATCCGGTCCTTGCGAGACTTCCTGATAAACGAAAAACAGGTGCCCCGCGAGGACACCTATATTTCAGGTTATTGGAAAATCGGTTTGATCGAAGACCAGCATCAAAAAGCCAAGCGAGGCGGGGCTGATTGA
- a CDS encoding TAXI family TRAP transporter solute-binding subunit, producing the protein MLKTIFKTASAMTFALSASASFAQVNLTSNAAGAGTAGALSATSLVENAAERGIANIQMKDGQTGTKYIMALAEGKIDLASGPFILPFLMAKAAGPYSNLEKDAAKELGHSIAMLYPYTFSIFTLYAYDSKGISGWDDLKGMKVLNGPPRGTAALNSRSLIQLFTGLKPEDDYDTVTVNWSQMPSAIIDGTVDAAVIPAMFPGPRVTQASAAGSMTMHSMPKELFEAPATQKFLNKPGSTPFVVPLADIKAAMGEGWTIVSEDDMFRGKAVPGGDLVNKSMDEELAYQLTKSHIENLDEIKAMAPFMATLNFGDVSEKANGLCGANIVKFHPGAVRAWEEAGHTLPDCSKP; encoded by the coding sequence ATGCTCAAGACTATATTCAAAACGGCCAGCGCCATGACGTTCGCGCTAAGTGCAAGCGCGAGTTTCGCGCAAGTTAACTTGACATCCAACGCTGCTGGCGCGGGCACTGCCGGTGCGCTATCCGCGACGTCGCTCGTTGAGAACGCAGCAGAGCGCGGCATCGCCAATATTCAAATGAAAGACGGACAAACCGGAACCAAATACATAATGGCCCTCGCAGAAGGTAAAATTGACCTTGCCAGCGGACCTTTCATTCTACCGTTCTTGATGGCGAAAGCAGCTGGTCCATATTCCAATTTGGAAAAAGACGCGGCTAAGGAGCTTGGTCATAGCATTGCTATGCTTTATCCTTACACATTCTCAATATTCACGCTTTATGCATATGATTCAAAAGGAATTTCTGGTTGGGATGACCTTAAGGGCATGAAGGTTTTGAACGGGCCACCACGTGGTACTGCCGCTTTGAACTCACGTAGCTTGATCCAGCTTTTCACCGGCCTGAAGCCAGAAGACGATTACGATACGGTGACAGTAAACTGGAGTCAGATGCCATCGGCGATTATCGACGGCACTGTTGATGCTGCTGTAATCCCTGCAATGTTCCCTGGACCGCGGGTGACTCAAGCTTCCGCTGCGGGTTCAATGACAATGCACTCCATGCCCAAGGAATTGTTCGAAGCGCCGGCAACGCAGAAGTTCTTGAACAAGCCTGGCTCAACGCCTTTCGTTGTGCCGCTTGCAGACATCAAAGCGGCGATGGGTGAAGGTTGGACCATTGTGTCTGAGGATGACATGTTCCGCGGCAAAGCTGTGCCTGGTGGGGATCTTGTTAACAAAAGCATGGACGAAGAGCTGGCCTACCAACTCACAAAGTCGCACATCGAGAATTTAGATGAGATCAAAGCGATGGCTCCATTCATGGCGACGCTCAACTTTGGTGATGTTTCCGAAAAAGCCAACGGTCTTTGTGGAGCGAACATTGTGAAATTCCACCCTGGCGCGGTACGTGCTTGGGAAGAAGCTGGACACACGCTACCTGACTGTTCCAAGCCTTAA
- a CDS encoding sulfatase family protein, translating to MSERSSYILFITDQQRYDHLGCNGHPVLRTPNIDAMAAEGVSHDRFYVASPVCMPNRASLMTCRMPSSHGTRSLGIPLNHDSVTFVELLANAGYDTCLIGKSHLQNVSDFDIQIEPTKHREGFTAPPDDLNVATRSDLDNDTYQYERQAYWDKPDPKVPIPFYGFKEYFAVMRHGFNTGGSHLEWVKKNAPETLALRGRDKQFDHDFTVPQAIRTKVPEEHYSTTYIANRAVEWLEARRNNNKPFLLMVSFPDPHHPFTPPGKYWDMYKPEDMVVPAAYEADDWDPPEYIKVAERDRAKDPNLGQMEGYSVAVSKQEALEARALTCGMISMIDDAVGRVRAAAADAGVSENTVQIYTSDHGDHLGEHRLLFKGAEQYDSLTHVPFIWADPKGDSGTRTDDLAQTLDIGTTILEHAKVEKSIGMQGVVLAAAGGAGREAAHIQYETQRTQEAFGPRPRVHSIVYENWRLSMYLGKCPNELFDLSNDPGEMVNLWCSAKHQDVKARLVERLAELEIAAVDRVPLPTAQA from the coding sequence ATGAGCGAACGTTCGAGCTATATCCTCTTCATCACGGATCAACAGCGTTACGATCACCTGGGCTGTAACGGCCATCCGGTTCTGCGCACACCAAATATTGATGCAATGGCAGCTGAGGGCGTGAGCCACGACCGGTTCTACGTTGCTTCTCCAGTTTGTATGCCAAACCGCGCAAGCCTTATGACCTGCCGTATGCCATCAAGCCATGGAACACGCTCGCTTGGAATTCCTCTTAATCATGACAGTGTGACATTTGTTGAACTTCTTGCGAATGCTGGCTATGACACTTGCTTGATTGGCAAAAGCCATCTACAAAACGTATCCGATTTTGACATACAGATCGAACCAACCAAGCATCGGGAAGGTTTTACAGCGCCACCCGACGATCTGAATGTCGCGACCCGCTCGGACCTTGATAACGACACTTATCAGTACGAGCGTCAGGCGTACTGGGATAAACCCGACCCTAAAGTCCCAATACCGTTTTATGGTTTCAAAGAATACTTCGCAGTTATGCGGCATGGCTTCAACACAGGCGGAAGTCATCTCGAATGGGTCAAGAAGAACGCACCTGAAACTTTGGCTCTGCGTGGGCGTGACAAACAATTCGATCACGATTTCACCGTTCCTCAAGCGATCCGTACGAAAGTTCCAGAAGAACATTATTCCACGACCTATATCGCAAATCGTGCGGTTGAGTGGCTCGAAGCGAGGCGTAATAACAATAAGCCCTTCCTGCTGATGGTTTCCTTCCCTGATCCGCACCATCCGTTTACCCCGCCTGGAAAATATTGGGACATGTACAAGCCCGAAGATATGGTCGTGCCTGCCGCATATGAAGCTGATGACTGGGATCCGCCCGAGTACATAAAAGTAGCCGAACGTGACCGTGCCAAAGATCCAAACCTGGGTCAAATGGAAGGCTATTCGGTGGCTGTCTCCAAACAGGAGGCGTTGGAGGCGCGCGCACTGACTTGCGGAATGATCTCGATGATTGACGATGCGGTTGGCCGCGTGCGCGCGGCGGCGGCAGATGCAGGCGTCTCGGAAAATACTGTGCAAATATATACGTCCGATCATGGCGATCATTTGGGCGAACATCGCCTTTTGTTCAAAGGAGCGGAGCAATACGACAGCCTCACGCACGTTCCATTCATTTGGGCGGATCCGAAAGGCGACAGCGGCACTCGTACAGACGACTTAGCCCAAACACTTGATATTGGAACCACCATCCTTGAGCATGCGAAGGTCGAAAAATCGATAGGAATGCAAGGCGTCGTTCTAGCCGCTGCTGGTGGCGCGGGCAGGGAAGCCGCACATATTCAATATGAAACGCAACGCACGCAAGAAGCCTTTGGGCCTCGCCCCCGCGTTCATTCAATTGTTTATGAAAACTGGCGTCTCTCAATGTATCTTGGCAAGTGTCCTAACGAGCTTTTTGACCTCTCAAACGACCCTGGCGAAATGGTCAATCTTTGGTGCAGCGCTAAACATCAAGACGTGAAAGCGCGATTAGTAGAGCGCTTAGCGGAGTTGGAGATTGCTGCGGTCGATCGCGTACCTCTCCCCACGGCTCAGGCTTAA
- a CDS encoding recombinase family protein, whose amino-acid sequence MNGLGRPSVRAVVYTRKSSEEGLDQEFNSLDAQYEACTAYIASQRHEGWKLVKQRFDDGGVSGGTMDRPALKALLDEVDKGLIDMIVVYKIDRLTRSLSDFARLIERLEKAGCSFVSVTQSFNTSSSMGRLTLNVLLSFAQFEREVTAERIRDKIAASKKKGMWMGGMVPWGYQVHSDPKVQSLEPHPQNAPDIQRVFDLYEELGCLSKLKREVDQLWPNRSYSRGRLHNILRNPIYIGKVRHKSDVYDGLHEAIIAQEQFDRVQQQMQLKSVIKRGTHHSRGPSAFLIGKVFDETGDRLTPSKTRKNGRSIRYYYSNRLITKGADPTGWRLRADMMEEALQDMVKQRLGRRLHRMQIAPLMKPHDVNRAIQALERLSIDQVLRLIARVDLSNSVLAIQIDHEALVNHLGINTDDLDHDYLSFEQPVAFQRRCNGTKMVWASYKSEPNHALIRAIVQSRSWVEKLKAGKSVSDITASEGISEGRLWKRIRLAFLSPKLVTAILDGTTNQELTINKLSGKDIPLNWEEQKAQFLC is encoded by the coding sequence ATGAACGGGCTGGGGCGGCCAAGCGTGCGCGCAGTTGTCTATACCCGCAAAAGCTCAGAGGAAGGCTTGGATCAAGAGTTCAATTCCCTTGATGCTCAATATGAAGCCTGCACCGCCTATATAGCCTCACAACGCCATGAAGGCTGGAAGCTGGTCAAACAACGCTTTGATGATGGTGGTGTCTCAGGCGGGACCATGGACCGCCCTGCCCTCAAGGCTCTATTGGATGAGGTTGATAAAGGCCTCATAGATATGATCGTGGTCTATAAGATAGATCGCCTTACAAGATCACTGTCAGACTTCGCCCGCCTTATAGAGCGACTGGAGAAAGCTGGCTGCTCCTTTGTATCAGTCACCCAATCCTTCAATACCTCCAGCTCCATGGGAAGGTTAACCCTGAATGTCTTATTATCCTTCGCTCAGTTTGAGCGTGAAGTCACAGCTGAACGTATCCGCGATAAAATAGCGGCTTCTAAAAAGAAGGGCATGTGGATGGGCGGCATGGTTCCGTGGGGCTACCAGGTTCATTCAGACCCCAAAGTTCAATCTTTGGAACCGCACCCCCAAAACGCGCCAGATATCCAACGCGTCTTTGATCTTTATGAGGAGTTGGGGTGTTTGAGCAAACTCAAGCGGGAAGTCGATCAGCTTTGGCCTAACCGCAGCTACAGCCGCGGCCGTCTTCATAATATTCTGCGCAACCCCATCTACATTGGAAAGGTCAGGCATAAGTCCGATGTCTATGATGGCCTCCATGAGGCCATCATAGCGCAGGAACAATTTGATCGGGTGCAACAGCAGATGCAGCTGAAGTCTGTGATCAAGCGCGGCACCCATCACTCCCGCGGCCCCTCTGCCTTTTTGATTGGTAAGGTCTTTGATGAGACAGGGGATAGGTTAACACCCTCCAAAACCCGCAAAAACGGGCGTTCCATCCGGTATTACTACTCCAACCGCTTAATTACCAAAGGCGCTGATCCAACAGGCTGGCGGCTTAGGGCCGATATGATGGAGGAGGCTCTTCAGGACATGGTAAAGCAACGGTTAGGGCGAAGACTACACAGGATGCAGATTGCACCTCTGATGAAGCCTCATGACGTAAATAGAGCTATTCAGGCGTTAGAACGGTTGAGTATCGATCAAGTGCTCAGGTTGATTGCGCGTGTAGATTTGAGCAATTCTGTCCTGGCGATTCAAATCGATCACGAGGCCTTGGTAAATCATCTCGGTATAAACACAGATGATCTCGATCATGATTATCTCAGTTTTGAACAACCGGTGGCATTCCAAAGACGCTGTAATGGCACCAAGATGGTTTGGGCCAGCTATAAGAGCGAGCCCAACCACGCATTAATCCGCGCTATCGTGCAATCGCGCAGCTGGGTGGAAAAACTAAAGGCTGGCAAGAGCGTTTCAGACATCACAGCGTCAGAGGGCATTTCTGAGGGGCGGTTGTGGAAGCGTATTCGCCTGGCCTTTCTCTCACCCAAGCTCGTTACTGCCATATTGGATGGCACCACCAATCAGGAGCTAACAATAAACAAGCTATCAGGCAAGGATATCCCCCTCAATTGGGAGGAGCAGAAGGCACAGTTTCTCTGTTAA
- a CDS encoding TRAP transporter permease, which yields MSDQNSTNSIIAFQKPVFVDRLIYILALLLVLLGLINVTPAIPGWDNLWKDLTGNEFFRIRRFPTEWLFPITFFWMMLVVALKKSMWRSWANKSATVRRFGLFMDAALVVAAAAISLTYLVEIESVCLIDKFTGDRERLVAKALQAEIDFAELYGLPVPDTADDPGCATTTGSWLILIMFSAVAVFLGYNIKVWGLPLVLVSILIAAYTFFTILNWYFFGPEDQNKYLVTILSSEDVRSLGSSHGLFQDALVNQSSGLLGRFINVLLVLVFPYVILGALFGKCAGGQSLIKLAFAATRNLRGGPAHAAVVSSAMFGTITGGPVVNVLSTGVLTIPMMLKRGFSKVFSGGVEAAASSGGAIMPPIMGVAAFIMAALTGVPYREIIIAATLPALFYFFCLFLSVMFQARKQKIEAVGELTEDMKLTGEDRLHLMQIFGPVLLVLILLLTPKDAVGCSWYSIMLGAVVDQRNGTCEITSLPWIIELCQNAAGDASAAGWWAVFLLLILMFVDKSFRAKPMKIFDGLSQAGVTISTLFLMFVAVTVIDVCLNFTGLAKFVAVDVLGFLNSFDVSANSAGFQLFALFLTMLLAVLLGMGMPAVPAYINVALLMGPMLVGLGLATFTAHMFIFYFAVASAITPPVALAAFAAASITKADPMKTGFSAVRSGIVMFTIPFVFALYPELLLIDKAVIDPNNGLFIAGYDGSLNFGWLALLMLRIAVALYLVSSALAGFDRKALKPIMICTRLIIAVLILARPTEIYGLALAGGFVLVAWHTLRSRDELPTT from the coding sequence ATGTCAGATCAAAACTCTACAAATTCCATAATAGCATTTCAAAAACCTGTGTTTGTAGATCGACTAATCTACATTTTGGCACTTCTGCTTGTTCTGCTTGGTCTCATAAACGTGACACCTGCTATTCCGGGTTGGGACAATCTATGGAAGGATCTCACGGGAAACGAGTTTTTCAGAATACGGCGCTTCCCGACCGAGTGGTTGTTCCCGATCACCTTCTTCTGGATGATGCTGGTTGTTGCATTGAAAAAGTCTATGTGGCGTAGTTGGGCAAACAAAAGTGCAACTGTCCGCCGTTTTGGACTTTTTATGGATGCAGCGCTTGTAGTAGCCGCTGCAGCAATTTCGCTAACATACTTAGTCGAGATCGAATCCGTGTGCCTGATCGATAAATTTACCGGAGACCGTGAACGCCTGGTCGCCAAGGCATTACAGGCAGAAATTGACTTCGCTGAGCTTTATGGGTTGCCCGTGCCTGACACAGCCGATGATCCGGGGTGCGCGACCACAACAGGTAGCTGGTTGATCTTAATCATGTTCAGCGCCGTTGCTGTTTTCCTTGGCTACAATATTAAAGTCTGGGGATTGCCGCTCGTCCTAGTCTCAATCCTGATAGCCGCTTATACTTTCTTTACAATTCTTAACTGGTATTTTTTTGGGCCAGAGGACCAAAACAAGTACTTAGTGACGATTTTAAGCAGTGAAGATGTCAGGAGCCTTGGATCTAGCCATGGGTTGTTCCAAGATGCCTTGGTCAATCAATCTTCTGGCCTGCTCGGTCGTTTCATCAATGTCCTGCTTGTTCTCGTGTTCCCATATGTCATTCTAGGTGCTCTTTTCGGCAAATGCGCGGGTGGCCAATCTTTGATCAAGCTCGCCTTTGCTGCAACCCGCAACTTGCGCGGTGGCCCAGCCCATGCGGCCGTCGTGTCTTCCGCGATGTTTGGAACGATCACGGGCGGCCCAGTTGTGAACGTCTTGTCCACGGGCGTTTTGACGATCCCAATGATGCTCAAGCGGGGCTTCTCCAAAGTCTTTTCAGGCGGCGTAGAAGCTGCCGCCTCTTCCGGCGGTGCAATTATGCCGCCGATCATGGGCGTTGCTGCTTTCATCATGGCAGCTTTGACTGGTGTGCCTTATCGCGAGATTATCATTGCCGCAACTTTGCCCGCACTCTTCTACTTCTTCTGCTTGTTCCTCTCTGTCATGTTTCAAGCGCGTAAGCAAAAAATCGAAGCAGTCGGAGAATTAACTGAAGACATGAAACTAACAGGTGAGGATCGCCTTCATTTGATGCAAATCTTTGGTCCTGTTTTGTTGGTTCTGATACTTCTGCTTACTCCCAAAGACGCTGTCGGATGCAGCTGGTATTCTATCATGCTGGGCGCAGTTGTTGATCAAAGAAACGGGACGTGCGAGATCACATCCTTGCCTTGGATCATCGAGCTGTGCCAAAACGCGGCGGGTGATGCAAGCGCGGCGGGATGGTGGGCGGTGTTCCTCCTACTTATCCTGATGTTCGTCGACAAATCCTTCCGTGCCAAACCGATGAAGATCTTTGATGGTCTGTCGCAAGCGGGCGTGACGATCTCCACATTGTTCTTAATGTTCGTCGCTGTCACTGTGATCGATGTATGCTTGAACTTCACAGGCCTTGCTAAATTTGTGGCCGTTGATGTGCTTGGTTTCCTCAATTCCTTTGATGTTTCCGCCAACTCTGCTGGTTTCCAACTGTTCGCATTATTTTTGACAATGCTTTTGGCAGTCCTACTCGGCATGGGAATGCCAGCGGTGCCAGCCTACATTAACGTTGCGTTGCTGATGGGTCCGATGCTTGTGGGCCTAGGACTTGCGACGTTCACGGCGCATATGTTCATCTTTTACTTCGCAGTTGCCTCAGCTATCACGCCGCCCGTCGCATTGGCTGCGTTTGCAGCAGCGAGTATCACAAAGGCAGATCCGATGAAAACTGGTTTTTCGGCAGTGCGATCTGGTATCGTTATGTTCACCATTCCCTTCGTTTTCGCGCTCTACCCAGAATTATTGCTGATCGACAAGGCTGTGATCGATCCAAACAATGGGTTATTCATAGCGGGCTACGATGGCTCCCTCAATTTTGGCTGGTTGGCATTGCTGATGCTTCGCATCGCCGTGGCCCTTTATTTGGTGTCCAGCGCCCTTGCAGGGTTTGACCGCAAAGCGCTGAAACCGATAATGATCTGCACGCGCCTCATAATTGCAGTTCTGATCCTAGCGCGTCCGACCGAAATCTATGGTCTGGCATTAGCCGGGGGGTTTGTTCTGGTGGCATGGCATACGCTGCGCAGCCGTGATGAACTACCAACAACATAG
- a CDS encoding DUF2924 domain-containing protein: protein MGIDIAALDTAGRDELLEHWRSLIGRPPPKHISRSLLIQIIAFELQSKQHRGFSKRLSQRLKRAALRDVMRPAFKPGSSFVREYRGKTHVVEVGEDGCFAWNAQRFKSLSHTARAITGYNVSGFKFFGVKP, encoded by the coding sequence ATGGGAATTGATATAGCTGCATTGGACACAGCGGGCCGCGATGAACTTTTGGAGCACTGGCGATCTTTGATTGGAAGGCCGCCGCCCAAGCATATCAGCCGCAGCCTGCTGATCCAGATAATAGCTTTTGAACTGCAATCAAAGCAACACAGGGGCTTCTCCAAAAGGCTGAGCCAGCGCCTCAAACGCGCAGCGCTGCGCGATGTTATGCGCCCCGCCTTTAAGCCCGGTAGCAGCTTTGTGCGCGAGTATCGCGGGAAGACCCATGTTGTTGAGGTGGGAGAGGATGGCTGCTTTGCTTGGAACGCGCAGCGCTTCAAGTCCCTGTCTCATACGGCCCGCGCTATTACCGGCTATAACGTATCGGGCTTTAAGTTCTTTGGAGTGAAGCCATGA
- a CDS encoding tetratricopeptide repeat protein encodes MAELTIDQALQKGVEAHRAGQVQEADRLYTAILKAQPKHPDANHNMGVLAVGVGKVEQALPFFKTALEANPATAQFWLSYIDTSIKLDKLADAKAVFDQAKSKGVKGDGFDQLEKRLNEAGQGPLEANQIPAEPQPKQPNILNTLKLDQALKLAKTKAKEGSPENAELIYHDILAKFPKNKRARDGLKGLAGRPVGKASKVQDPRQDQLQSLVNLYSQGQLQQALKQAETLVQQFPQSAILLNIQGAVLKGLGQLDQSIEAYKEAVTIKPDYSEAYNNMGITLQDRGKLEEAIEAYNKALAIKPDHAEAYNNMGNALKEQGKLEEAMEAYNKALAIKPDYADAYFNMGNALKEQGKLEEAIEAYNKALAIRPDYADAYNNMGNALKEQGKLEEAIEAYNKALAIKPDHAEVFWNLSGLAESISDSKNWVEKCLSADPKHRKAKITLTALQYYEGDESGFDALMRSSLKNHPYMRSLAWVFELPVLPELYFHRWALFDRMVEQSQQDRPFYEYGVWRGEAFQYLINTFKKGYGFDTFEGIPEDWHDKKAGTYSSDGNIPQIAGGEFIVGKFEDTLTGFFSQPRPMASIINFDADLYSSTICALNFSKPVIDKHTILIFDEFIVNENWEQDEYKALNEFCLNNNCTYEVLAISFFTKQVAVRLIGI; translated from the coding sequence GTGGCAGAACTTACGATTGATCAGGCTTTACAGAAGGGTGTTGAGGCTCATAGAGCAGGGCAGGTTCAAGAGGCAGACCGCCTTTACACAGCTATTCTAAAAGCCCAGCCTAAACACCCTGATGCCAATCATAATATGGGTGTACTCGCTGTTGGTGTTGGTAAAGTTGAACAAGCACTCCCGTTCTTTAAGACGGCGCTGGAGGCTAATCCAGCCACGGCCCAGTTTTGGCTCAGTTACATTGATACTTCAATCAAGTTAGACAAGTTAGCTGATGCAAAGGCTGTGTTTGATCAAGCCAAAAGTAAAGGCGTTAAGGGTGATGGTTTTGATCAGCTTGAGAAACGTTTAAATGAAGCCGGCCAAGGGCCTCTAGAAGCCAATCAGATACCCGCAGAACCACAGCCTAAGCAGCCCAATATCTTAAATACTCTCAAACTGGATCAAGCTCTCAAGCTGGCGAAGACGAAAGCAAAAGAAGGCTCTCCTGAGAATGCTGAGCTTATCTATCACGACATTCTGGCTAAGTTCCCCAAGAACAAGAGAGCCAGAGATGGGCTGAAGGGGTTAGCGGGTAGACCGGTTGGGAAAGCATCCAAAGTTCAAGATCCTCGACAGGATCAACTGCAATCATTGGTTAACCTCTACAGCCAAGGGCAACTTCAGCAGGCGCTCAAGCAGGCTGAAACCTTAGTTCAGCAATTCCCACAGTCAGCCATCTTGTTAAACATACAAGGGGCGGTACTGAAAGGCCTAGGACAACTTGATCAATCCATCGAAGCTTACAAAGAAGCTGTAACCATCAAACCTGATTATTCTGAGGCCTACAACAACATGGGAATTACTCTCCAAGACCGAGGTAAGCTGGAAGAGGCCATAGAGGCGTACAACAAAGCTCTAGCTATCAAGCCTGATCATGCTGAGGCCTACAACAACATGGGCAATGCTCTCAAAGAGCAAGGTAAGCTGGAAGAGGCGATGGAGGCTTACAACAAAGCCCTAGCCATCAAGCCTGATTATGCTGATGCCTATTTTAACATGGGCAATGCTCTGAAAGAGCAAGGTAAGCTGGAAGAGGCGATAGAGGCTTACAACAAGGCACTGGCCATCAGACCTGATTATGCTGATGCCTACAACAACATGGGCAATGCTCTCAAAGAGCAAGGTAAGCTGGAAGAAGCGATAGAGGCTTACAACAAAGCTCTAGCTATCAAGCCTGATCATGCTGAGGTATTTTGGAATTTATCAGGTTTGGCAGAATCCATATCAGATTCCAAAAATTGGGTTGAAAAATGTTTATCGGCTGATCCAAAACATCGAAAAGCTAAGATTACATTAACTGCGCTGCAATACTATGAAGGTGATGAATCAGGGTTTGATGCTCTGATGCGGTCTTCTTTAAAAAATCATCCATATATGCGTTCTTTGGCATGGGTGTTTGAGTTACCTGTTCTGCCTGAATTATATTTCCATAGATGGGCATTATTTGATCGCATGGTCGAACAGAGTCAGCAAGACAGGCCATTCTATGAATACGGTGTTTGGCGGGGTGAGGCGTTCCAATATCTGATTAATACTTTTAAAAAGGGTTATGGATTCGACACTTTTGAAGGCATTCCAGAAGACTGGCATGACAAAAAAGCGGGTACTTATTCTAGCGATGGAAATATACCTCAAATCGCAGGTGGAGAGTTCATTGTTGGTAAGTTTGAAGATACCCTAACCGGGTTTTTCTCTCAACCACGCCCAATGGCTTCAATAATCAACTTTGATGCTGACCTTTATTCTTCAACGATCTGCGCACTAAACTTTTCAAAGCCAGTGATTGATAAACACACCATACTAATTTTTGACGAGTTCATAGTTAACGAAAATTGGGAGCAGGATGAATATAAGGCTCTCAACGAGTTTTGTCTGAATAATAACTGTACATATGAAGTGCTAGCGATTTCATTTTTTACAAAACAGGTTGCAGTCAGGTTAATTGGTATCTGA